A region of Enoplosus armatus isolate fEnoArm2 chromosome 14, fEnoArm2.hap1, whole genome shotgun sequence DNA encodes the following proteins:
- the elovl1a gene encoding elongation of very long chain fatty acids protein 1a, whose translation MLREAVSNILKLHNYLQLRTDARVRDYPLMQGPLQMTTILLAYVVFSLYIGPRLMANRKAFRLNTAMIVYNLSMVLLNAYIVYEFMMSGWGTTYTWRCDLIDTSDSPQAFRMIRVAWWFYFSKYIELLDTVFFVLRKKQSQITFLHVFHHSFMPWTWWWGITLTPVGGMGSFHAMVNSTVHIFMYFYYGLSAAGPRFQKYLWWKKYMTAIQLTQFVLVSVHISQYYFMEKCDYQVPVWIHLIWIYGVFFFLLFSNFWIQAYIKGKRLPATEDKPKQNGSASEPITVVANGKHLENGHAHHHTNGKLLLGKVKEI comes from the exons ATGCTACGAGAAGCtgtatcaaacattttaaaactccACAATTATCTGCAGTTGAGAACAG ATGCCCGAGTCAGAGACTACCCACTGATGCAGGGCCCCTTACAGATGACCACCATCCTGTTGGCCTATGTCGTCTTCTCACTGTACATTGGACCTCGCCTGATGGCAAACCGCAAGGCCTTCCGTCTCAACACAGCCATGATTGTCTACAACCTCAGCATGGTTTTACTCAACGCCTACATAGTGTATGAG TTCATGATGTCCGGATGGGGCACCACCTACACGTGGAGATGTGACCTTATTGACACCTCAGATAGCCCGCAGGCCTTTCGG ATGATTCGAGTGGCttggtggttttatttttcaaaatacattGAACTCCTTGACACA gtATTCTTTGTgctgaggaagaaacaaagcCAGATCACATTTCTCCACGTATTCCATCACTCCTTCATGCCATGGACGTGGTGGTGGGGCATCACTTTGACTCCTG TTGGAGGAATGGGCTCCTTCCACGCCATGGTGAATTCAACAGTCCACATCTTCATGTACTTCTACTACGgactctctgctgcaggacctCGCTTCCAGAAATacctgtggtggaagaagtacatGACCGCCATCCAGCTT ACGCAGTTTGTTCTGGTCTCTGTTCACATCAGCCAGTACTACTTCATGGAGAAGTGTGACTACCAGGTTCCCGTTTGGATCCACCTCATTTGGATTTATggcgtcttcttcttcctcctcttctccaacTTTTGGATACAGGCCTACATAAAGGGCAAGCGACTCCCTGCCACAGAGGACAAGCCAAAACAGAACGGCTCAGCCAGTGAACCCATCACTGTGGTGGCCAATGGGAAACACCTGGAGAATGGGCATGCACACCATCACACCAACGGCAAACTCCTCCTGGGAAAAGTAAAGGAAATCTAA
- the bokb gene encoding bcl-2-related ovarian killer protein homolog B: protein MEVLRRSSVFAAEVLDVFDRSLTEKELVSQSKALCRDYILSRLNQNGLGWSKTELNLSPSNSALAEVSLVLLCLGDELECIQPSLYRNVARQLNISVAMENMVSDALIGVATEIFSTGITWGKVVSLYAVAGALAVDCVRQGHPTTVHILVDSLGQFVRKFLVPWLKRRGGWVEITKCVVKKDLTPEQHWLSSVMESLKYFLTTMYVYVMKEP, encoded by the exons ATGGAGGTCCTGCGGCGGtcctctgtgtttgctgcagaggTCCTGGATGTGTTTGACCGGTCGTTGACTGAGAAGGAGCTGGTGTCCCAGTCTAAAGCCTTGTGCAGAGACTACATACTGTCCAGACTCAACCAGAATGGACTGGGATGGTCCAAAACTGAACTCAACCTCTCCCCCTCAAATTCAGCGCTGGCTGAGGTGTCTTTGGTGCTTCTCTGTCTTG GCGACGAGCTGGAGTGTATACAGCCCAGTTTGTACAGGAACGTGGCGCGGCAGCTCAACatttctgttgccatggagaatATGGTTTCGGATGCCCTCATCGGCGTGGCAACAGAGATCTTCTCAACAG GTATAACATGGGGTAAGGTGGTGTCCCTGTATGCAGTAGCTGGAGCACTGGCGGTCGATTGTGTCAGACAAGGCCATCCAACCACCGTCCACATCTTAGTGGACAGTCTGGGCCAGTTTGTCCGCAAGTTTCTGGTTCCCTGGCTGAAGAGACGGGGAGGATGG GTGGAGATCACAAAGTGTGTGGTGAAGAAGGATCTCACCCCTGAACAACACTGGCTGTCCTCTGTCATGGAGTCCCTGAAGTACTTCCTCACTACAATGTACGTCTACGTCATGAAGGAACCATGA
- the thap4 gene encoding peroxynitrite isomerase THAP4, with amino-acid sequence MACPVNNTAELNPGLLPLDWLLGTWESDEPGEGCFPTIKPFRYTEKLHFSHVGQPVINFMFSASHAETKKPLHKECGFIRMQPGSNRVAFIIAQNSGLVEIEEGELTAQQLNLQSQALARISFAREPHVQKISRVFQLRPDGRLEQTVSMATDNQALMQHLHITYRRSS; translated from the exons ATGGCGTGTCCTGTAAATAACACAG CGGAGTTGAATCCAGGCCTTCTCCCTCTAGACTGGCTTCTGGGTACCTGGGAGTCAGATGAACCTGGGGAGGGCTGTTTTCCCACAATAAAACCTTTCCGCTACACTGAGAAGCTGCACTTCAGCCATGTGGGACAACCAGTCATCAACTTCAT GTTCAGTGCCTCCCATGCAGAGACCAAGAAGCCTCTGCACAAGGAGTGTGGCTTCATTCGAATGCAGCCAGGAAGCAACAGAGTGGCTTTCATCATCGCGCAGAACTCCG GTCTGGTGGAGATTGAGGAGGGGGAGCTGACGGCGCAGCAGCTGAACCTGCAGAGTCAGGCTCTGGCCAGAATCTCTTTTGCCAGGGAGCCGCATGTACAGAAG ATTTCTAGAGTGTTTCAGCTCCGACCAGATGGGAGGCTGGAGCAGacagtttccatggcaacagacaACCAGGCACTGATGCAGCACTTGCACATCACCTACCGTCGGTCATCTTGA
- the agxtb gene encoding alanine--glyoxylate and serine--pyruvate aminotransferase b, translated as MQRALFSRSALLAQQAAAALDSPLAARSAPLLQRLDRSMSSVTIPPPACMLRPLEAPLRYLFGPGPSNVPPRILAAQGRPIIGHLHPEMYEIMNDIKRAIQYVFQTENNMTIAMSGSGHAAMECAVFNTVEPGESVLIAVNGIWGERVAEIAERMGANVHRMVKAPGGYFSNKEIEQAIAKHKPVLFFLTHGESSAGLCHPVDGIGDICRKHDCLFLVDTVASLGAAPIFMDKQNIDILYTGSQKALNAPPGTAPISFNDRACHKMFNRKTKPVSYLFDMTHLSNYWGCDGQPARIYHHTGPVSGFFALRESLAILAEKGLEESWRKHKEVAAYLYRGLEDLGLKLFIPEQDLRLPSVTTIAIPEGYEWRELLAYIMKHHRMEMTGGLGPSIGMVMRIGLMGYNCEKTNADMALHALADALQNCKKSKA; from the exons ATGCAGCGGGCTTTGTTCAGCCGGAGCGCGCTGCTCgcccagcaggcagcagcgGCCCTCGACAGTCCGCTGGCCGCGAGGAGCGCGCCCCTGCTGCAGCGACTGGACCGCTCCATGTCCTCCGTCACCATCCCGCCGCCGGCGTGCATGCTCCGGCCGCTGGAAGCTCCACTGCGGTACCTGTTCGGCCCGGGACCCTCAAACGTTCCTCCACGTATCTTAGCTGCACAGGGCAGGCCGATAATTGGTCACCTGCATCCAGAAATGTATGAG ATAATGAATGACATCAAGCGAGCGATCCAGTACGTCTTCCAGACAGAGAACAACATGACTATAGCCATGAGCGGCTCCGGGCACGCGGCTATGGAGTGTGCGGTGTTCAATACGGTGGAGCCCGGAGAGAGCGTGCTCATTGCCGTCAACGGAATCTGGGGAGAGCGAGTTGCAGAAATCGCAGAGAGAATGG GTGCCAATGTCCATAGAATGGTAAAAGCACCTGGAGGATATTTCAGCAATAAGGAAATTGAACAG GCCATAGCAAAACACAAGCCTgtcctgtttttcctcacacacGGAGAGTCCTCTGCTGGCCTCTGCCACCCAGTAGACGGCATTGGAGACATCTGCAGAAA ACATGACTGCCTCTTCCTGGTTGACACAGTTGCATCTCTCGGTGCGGCACCAATCTTTATGGACAAGCAAA ATATCGACATCCTGTACACTGGTTCTCAGAAGGCTCTAAATGCGCCTCCTGGCACAGCACCCATCTCCTTTAATGACAGAGCATG CCACAAGATGTTTAATAGGAAAACAAAACCAGTATCCTACCTCTTTGATATGACGCATTTGTCCAACTACTGGGGTTGTGATGGCCAACCAGCCAGAAT ATACCACCACACTGGTCCAGTGTCTGGATTCTTCGCCCTGAGAGAGAGTCTGGCAATTCTTGCCGAGAAG GGGCTGGAGGAGTCCTGGAGGAAACACAAGGAGGTGGCAGCCTACCTGTACAGAGGACTGGAGGACTTGGGTCTCAAGCTCTTCATCCCTGAACAG GACTTGAGGCTTCCCTCAGTCACCACCATTGCCATCCCTGAAGGCTACGAGTGGAGGGAGTTGCTGGCCTACATCATGAAACACCACAGGATGGAGATGACTGGAGGCCTGGGACCCTCCATCGGCATG GTGATGAGGATCGGTTTGATGGGATACAACTGCGAGAAGACTAACGCTGACATGGCACTGCATGCCCTGGCAGATGCTCTCCAGAATTGCAAAAAGAGCAAGGCTTAA